From a region of the Triticum aestivum cultivar Chinese Spring chromosome 7D, IWGSC CS RefSeq v2.1, whole genome shotgun sequence genome:
- the LOC123163857 gene encoding uncharacterized protein At1g05835-like, producing the protein MEIKPAVILVACVLFCISNRGTAASCRTSDIVVQTETYPDPGGRPEYFVNVLNNCGSCMQKNVKLACPGFNSSIEVYPDTAIKPDGDGKLCTLYAGRPVGPKEKVFFNYEWSTKFSFNPVSSTIVC; encoded by the exons ATGGAGATCAAGCCAGCGGTGATCCTTGTGGCCTGTGTGTTATTCTGCATCAGCAACAGAG GCACTGCAGCATCGTGTAGAACATCAGACATTGTTGTCCAGACGGAGACCTACCCGGATCCGGGAGGAAGGCCGGAGTACTTCGTGAACGTGTTGAACAACTGCGGCAGCTGCATGCAGAAGAACGTGAAGCTGGCGTGCCCGGGGTTCAACTCTTCCATCGAGGTCTACCCGGACACCGCCATCAAGCCGGACGGCGACGGCAAGCTCTGCACCCTCTACGCCGGCCGCCCGGTTGGGCCTAAAGAGAAGGTCTTCTTCAACTACGAGTGGAGTACCAAGTTCAGTTTCAACCCCGTCTCCTCCACCATCGTATGTTAG